The Porphyromonas pogonae genome segment GTCCTTGGGCATGTTTTCTTTCTTTGCCGTTTGGATGAGGACACGCAGACGCGGATTGGTCTCAGGCTCGGGACCACCTGCTTTGACAGCGATCGTGATCTCCTTACCCAGTTTCGTAAACACTCGAGCCATGTTGCCCCAGCGTTTCATTTTTCTTGCTTTACGATATTCGAATGCTCTTCCCATATAATGGTGAATATTATTGTTTGTTATAATCAGTCGTTAGCGAAGCTCTGCTCCGAGTTTCATCTCCAGAGCTTTGCGTATCTTTTGCATGATAGCATCGATCTGCTTGTCACTCATCGTTTTGTTATCATCTTGCAGATAGAAGCTCACTGCATAGCTCTTTTTACCTGCGGGTAGGTTCTTACCTTCGTACACATCGAAGAGCTCACACCTTTTGAGCAGATTCTTTTCGCACTTGTATGCAGTGTCTTCCACTTCTACAAAGGGGATATGTTTGTCGAGTAGCAATGCCAGATCTCTTTTCACTTGCGGATACTTCGGTAGGTCTTTGGCTTCGAGTTTGTACTTGGAGGCTTCTTTGTTGACTACAGCCCAATCCAACTCGGCAAAGTAAACCGGCATATTGATGTCGAATTGTTTGGTGAGCGCAGGGCTAACCTCGCCGAGATATCCTATAAACTGGTTGGATGCCGAGCGAATTTCTACAACATGACCGGCGAATATTTCGTTCTCAATGGTATTCATCTTCAAGAAAGCAGGACAAATACCAAGACGTGTAAATATATTCTCGACCATAGCCTTGAGCTCGAAAGGCGATACGTCTTCGTTTTGGTGTGCCCAGCTGTTGTGCACTCTTTTCCCGGCCGTCCAGATCCCGAGCCTTTGGCTCTCATCATATCCGGCCAGTACATTGTCCTGGTGAGCGTCGTGCTCCCGCTTGTTGAAGCTGTAGCAAGCTCCCCACTCGAAGAGGTAGAATGCGTTTTGCTGACGGCGCATGTTGTGACTTATTGTCTCCAAACCGCCGAAGAGCAGTGTCTGTCTCATACTGTTGAGCTCCTGACTCAGAGGGTTCATCAGTTTCACGCAGTGATAGGCCGGATAGGTGGTGAGGTCTGTATAGTATGCCTCAGCGGTAAGTGAGTTATTGAGTATCTCATTGAAGCCTGCGCCTACCAACTGCTCCGATACGAGAAGTTGACGGTGATAGGCTTTGTCGGTATCCGTCTTGAAGCTGAGGTTGGCACGGATATATCCCGAGAGCTCAATGCTGTTATAGCCATAGATTCTCATGATCTCTTCCGCCACATCGACATCGCGCGTTACATCGACTCTGTAGCGAGGCACAGCCAACGTCCATTTATCGCCATCGGAGCTTAATATCTCAATATCGAGACTGCCCAGAATACTTTTGATATCGTTTAGGGGAATCTCTTGTCCCACAAGGTTATTGAAACGATAGATAGACATCTCAACATGGTGTGGTGTCATAGATGAGGGATAAAAGTCGGCTATACCGCCATCGATGCTTCCGCCTGCGATCTCTGTAATGAGCGATGCGGCACGAAGCAGTGACCATGTGGTACGATTCGCATCCAATCCACGCTCGAAGCGGAACGATGAGTCACTGTTGATTCCGAAGCGACGGGCAGTCTTTCTTACAGAAGTGGGATTGAAGTTGGCCGACTCTAAAAAGATGTCCGTAGTCTCATGCACAGTGCCTGATACGAGTCCGCCCATAACACCTGCGATGCAGAGGGGGGTGCGATCCCCATCGGCAATGACTAGGTCATTAGCCGTGAGTTTTCTTTCTACCCCATCAAGCGTTGTGATAGTATCTCCCTCACGGGCAGGAGCCACGATGAGTTTGCTACCTTTGATATGTGACAAGTCGTACGCATGTAGCGGTTGCCCGGCTTCGTGCAGTACAAAGTTGGTGATGTCTACGATATTGTTGATGGGTTTGAGTCCGATAGAGGTGAGTCTATTGCGTAGCCACTCGGGGCTATCGCCCACTTTCACACCACGGATCACGACGCCTTGGAAGCGGGGGCATAAAGCACTGTCTTCCACTTCCACTGTGATGGGCGACGGTGCGCCTTTATCCACCGACTCGGCAGTATAAGCCGTCTCCGGCAATATAGCCTTTACCGGCGCTACGTGCTGCGTGAGGTAAGCTGCCAACTCGCGCGCCACACCAAAGTGCGAAGTGGCATCGACACGGTTGGGGGTGATATCGACCTCGAGGCAGTAATCGCTTTCTACACCGAAGTACTCAGCTGCCGGCATGCCTATGGTGACATCCGCAAGGTCGAGCAGGATAATACCGCTATTGTCATGCCCCACACCTATCTCCACTTGGCTGCAAAGCATACCGAAGCTTTCTTCGCCTCTGATCTTGGACTTCTTGATGGTAAACTTCTCATCACCTGAGCCAAGCACACTACCTATAGTGGCTACCACTACAGCTTTGCCGGCTTGTACATTGGGAGCTCCGCAAACTATCTTGAGAGGGGCCTCCTCGCCGATATTTACGGTGGTGAGGTGTAGATGATCAGAGTTGGGATGCGCTTCGCACGTAAGCACCTCGCCTATAACCAAACCTTTGAGTCCGCCGGGGATTGTTTCTACTTCGTCCACACTGCCGGTTTCGAGTCCGATGGATGTGAGGGCGTCTGCTATCTCTTGAGGCTTAAGCGAAGTATTGACATACTCTTTGAGCCATTTATAGGATATATTCATAACCTACTGCTACTTTATTATGCTGTTGTTATTTTTAACTTTAACCGCAAATTTAATGATTTTTGTTGGCTTTGGTCGCATTGAATGCAACTTGGCTGTATGCAGCAGCAGGTTAGCGTATGTTATGGTATGCTATTCCATCATCAGCGATAAGAACCCCGGGTCTTCGGAGAAGAGTGTGCGGGCAAGAGCTGCAGGGCTTATTCCTTCCTCTTGGTTAAGGTTGGATTTGAATGTAAGCTTACCGTTGGAGATATAATATTCACCACTATTCTCAGGCATTTGACGATCCCTGATTTTAAATCCTATAGTCATATTATTATGTGTAAGGGCATAGTGGCGTGTAAACTCGGGAATAT includes the following:
- the pheT gene encoding phenylalanine--tRNA ligase subunit beta — protein: MNISYKWLKEYVNTSLKPQEIADALTSIGLETGSVDEVETIPGGLKGLVIGEVLTCEAHPNSDHLHLTTVNIGEEAPLKIVCGAPNVQAGKAVVVATIGSVLGSGDEKFTIKKSKIRGEESFGMLCSQVEIGVGHDNSGIILLDLADVTIGMPAAEYFGVESDYCLEVDITPNRVDATSHFGVARELAAYLTQHVAPVKAILPETAYTAESVDKGAPSPITVEVEDSALCPRFQGVVIRGVKVGDSPEWLRNRLTSIGLKPINNIVDITNFVLHEAGQPLHAYDLSHIKGSKLIVAPAREGDTITTLDGVERKLTANDLVIADGDRTPLCIAGVMGGLVSGTVHETTDIFLESANFNPTSVRKTARRFGINSDSSFRFERGLDANRTTWSLLRAASLITEIAGGSIDGGIADFYPSSMTPHHVEMSIYRFNNLVGQEIPLNDIKSILGSLDIEILSSDGDKWTLAVPRYRVDVTRDVDVAEEIMRIYGYNSIELSGYIRANLSFKTDTDKAYHRQLLVSEQLVGAGFNEILNNSLTAEAYYTDLTTYPAYHCVKLMNPLSQELNSMRQTLLFGGLETISHNMRRQQNAFYLFEWGACYSFNKREHDAHQDNVLAGYDESQRLGIWTAGKRVHNSWAHQNEDVSPFELKAMVENIFTRLGICPAFLKMNTIENEIFAGHVVEIRSASNQFIGYLGEVSPALTKQFDINMPVYFAELDWAVVNKEASKYKLEAKDLPKYPQVKRDLALLLDKHIPFVEVEDTAYKCEKNLLKRCELFDVYEGKNLPAGKKSYAVSFYLQDDNKTMSDKQIDAIMQKIRKALEMKLGAELR